The following proteins are co-located in the Mobula hypostoma chromosome 4, sMobHyp1.1, whole genome shotgun sequence genome:
- the mavs gene encoding mitochondrial antiviral-signaling protein — translation MSYVSDELYKYVRESMPSFLLVNVNELLPHLSCLTQMDQEKIRAQVKMEGNESAVPIFLDFVRRRRDWGRQLINALRMHDYHDLADGLETKLESLAPRRRSAPGGTSVPFPVQATPYNSSSTDFLSPPRSQFPASLPDNQPHTAVVADNQQSSSSIAQTAVQLQPNVTGLQPAVHDRHLTSGIPVPSALVPQSVPGTPISNKPAAYSTPVTQPVPCTPLSNVSSVYSTPVPGTPNSNPPSVYSTPVPQSVPGTLISNTAAAHSTPVPQSGLGTPIVKDSRQPPTVPQSALDTEAPHTPAQGTSVPHTMPGTSSPIPPVEQSMPSTTAPGPHVPRLTDSPAAVSSSSGESSSAPSVPSDTSLQDNSMKCKVPVQEIGNPLDREESKDHRLPVQEKTVLDGSKQSDVPQSQQNQTKQYPQSNMGEKCHGYATNQAKGGTISNETNIIVPPSCIQVHPSRPSEEALVDKPGVLRSDVWNMQSTAESSCDIPETSCTITSGDLQYSESATNDTENNGLDSSASPNSYPVSTPEHGGVSDDFGDENSIKEQKIQALRGYQNDQLLENFYDVNSPLNIQMNFDAQKKIAALNEGASLDEEGILNHTFNDKFPLQSKPIPVSSTEVIQSPVLTGSHPVDGGDDSKLEFKGNVPDSCVSISESELMISSASSDGSFENGLAVTNSEASMHVPARSDDADDAQNQALKQEHKAEHVEDISTDVVFSKGSSQKVEVAKGGDSFQTHCEVSHDTHYSSTNENYTLPYNEDVREYSGHIYQEPEHENEAGNNRESEAGNSGGRIGRCLEKGMINALSDKYVPLPSQQRSQTKLPEKPTGDLRQPDYILVSSLVLVFTIVAGFVWKYYRK, via the exons GAGAAAATCAGAGCACAAGTCAAAATGGAAGGCAATGAGTCTGCTGTGCCCATATTTCTGGATTTTGTGAGACGAAGGCGGGACTGGGGAAGGCAGCTGATAAATGCCCTACGCATGCATGACTATCATGACCTTGCAGATGGTTTGGAAACTAAACTTGAATCTCTAGCTCCGCGGA GGAGGTCGGCACCTGGAGGCACATCTGTACCGTTTCCTGTACAGGCTACACCTTACAACTCTTCATCGACagattttctctctcctcccagaTCTCAGTTCCCTGCCTCACTCCCAGATAACCAGCCGCACACAGCGGTTGTTGCTGACAATCAGCAGTCCTCTTCCAGCATTGCTCAAACGGCCGTCCAGCTACAGCCCAACGTCACTGGGCTGCAGCCCGCTGTGCATGATCGGCACTTAACCTCTGGCATACCCGTACCAAGTGCACTGGTGCCACAGTCTGTGCCTGGCACACCCATCAGTAATAAACCTGCAGCTTATTCCACCCCTGTGACACAACCTGTGCCTTGCACACCCCTTAGTAATGTATCTTCAGTTTATTCCACCCCTGTGCCTGGCACACCCAACAGTAATCCACCTTCAGTTTATTCCACCCCTGTGCCACAATCTGTGCCTGGCACACTCATCAGTAATAcagctgcagctcattccacccctGTGCCACAGTCTGGGCTTGGCACACCCATAGTTAAGGATTCCAGGCAACCCCCAACTGTGCCACAGTCTGCACTTGACACAGAGGCACCTCACACTCCAGCACAGGGTACATCCGTGCCACACACCATGCCTGGCACATCCAGCCCCATCCCACCCGTGGAGCAATCCATGCCCAGCACCACAGCACCAGGCCCTCATGTGCCACGTCTCACTGATTCACCAGCCGCTGTTTCAAGCAGTTCTGGTGAATCTTCCTCTGCCCCCTCAGTCCCTTCTGATACATCCCTTCAAGATAATTCCATGAAGTGTAAAGTACCAGTCCAAGAAATCGGAAACCCATTGGACAGAGAAGAAAGCAAAGATCACAGGCTGCCCGTACAG GAGAAGACAGTTCTTGATGGATCAAAGCAAAGTGATGTTCCCCAGAGTCAACAGAATCAGACCAAACAGTACCCTCAAAGTAACATGGGTGAAAAATGCCACGGGTATGCTACTAACCAAGCCAAAGGAGGAACTATATCCAATGAAACCAACATCATTGTCCCTCCATCATGCATACAAGTGCACCCGTCCAGGCCATCAGAGGAGGCACTCGTGGATAAACCTGGCGTGTTGAGGAGCGATGTCTGGAACATGCAATCGACAGCTGAATCGAGCTGTGATATCCCTGAAACCAGCTGCACAATAACAAGTGGTGATTTGCAGTACAGTGAAAGCGCAACAAACGACACAGAGAACAATGGTTTGGACAGCTCTGCATCACCTAACAGTTATCCAGTGTCCACGCCCGAACACGGCGGCGTTTCCGATGACTTCGGTGATGAAAACTCCATAAAGGAACAAAAGATTCAGGCACTGCGAGGTTACCAGAATGACCAACTGTTGGAGAATTTTTATGATGTTAACAGTCCCTTAAATATACAGATGAACTTTGATGCTCAGAAAAAAATAGCGGCCTTGAATGAGGGTGCAAGCCTTGATGAAGAAGGCATTTTGAACCATACCTTCAACGATAAATTCCCTCTTCAGAGTAAGCCTATTCCAGTAAGTAGCACTGAAGTTATACAAAGCCCTGTACTTACAGGCTCACACCCTGTTGATGGTGGGGATGACTCTAAACTTGAGTTCAAGGGAAACGTGCCCGATAGTTGTGTTTCGATATCCGAGAGTGAGCTAATGATAAGTTCTGCATCCAGTGATGGCTCTTTTGAGAACGGTCTTGCTGTAACCAACAGTGAGGCAAGTATGCATGTCCCAGCGAGGAGTGATGATGCAGATGATGCGCAGAATCAAGCACTTAAGCAGGAACACAAAGCAGAACATGTTGAAGACATATCTACGGATGTAGTATTCAGTAAAGGGTCAAGCCAAAAAGTTGAGGTTGCAAAGGGAGGAGATTCATTCCAGACACATTGTGAAGTGAGCCATGATACGCATTACTCTAGTACTAATGAAAACTATACTCTTCCTTATAATGAAGATGTCAGGGAATATAGTGGGCACATTTATCAGGAACCTGAACATGAAAATGAAGCAGGCAATAATCGTGAGTCTGAAGCAGGGAACTCGGGAGGACGTATTGGGCGTTGTTTGGAAAAAGGCATGATTAATGCTTTGTCTGACAAATATGTTCCTTTACCCTCTCAACAGAGGTCGCAGACCAAGTTGCCAGAAAAGCCAACTGGGGATTTAAGACAGCCAGATTATATACTTGTTTCCTCATTAGTTCTGGTTTTTACAATTGTTGCTGGGTTTGTATGGAAATACTATCGAAAGTGA